One Phoenix dactylifera cultivar Barhee BC4 unplaced genomic scaffold, palm_55x_up_171113_PBpolish2nd_filt_p 001307F, whole genome shotgun sequence genomic window, TACATAAAGGCCATTGAAGAGCAATTTGTTAGTTCTGACAAGGCATTAGCTAACACCCTACTAAACAAGTTGTCAATGATGAAACATCACAAATCTAGGAGTGTGCGTAAGCACATAATGGAGATGAGGGACATTGCAGCCCAACTCAAGTCCCTAGAGATTGAGATTTCAGAGTCTTTTCTTGTTCATTTCATACTCAACTCTCTCCCTGCAGAATATGGACCATTTAAAATATCATACAACACACATAAGGAAAAATGGTCCGTTAATGAACTTCTGACTATGTGTGTGCAAGAAGAGGAGAGGTTGAAGCATGAAAATCTAGAGAGTGCTAATTTTGTCACTCATTAAAG contains:
- the LOC103699105 gene encoding uncharacterized protein LOC103699105, coding for MDLDLALRVDEPAVPTESSPAVERMGYERWERSNRLSLMLIKAYVSKSIRGSIPQCDKVKDYIKAIEEQFVSSDKALANTLLNKLSMMKHHKSRSVRKHIMEMRDIAAQLKSLEIEISESFLVHFILNSLPAEYGPFKISYNTHKEKWSVNELLTMCVQEEERLKHENLESANFVTH